One stretch of Prunus persica cultivar Lovell chromosome G1, Prunus_persica_NCBIv2, whole genome shotgun sequence DNA includes these proteins:
- the LOC18792169 gene encoding RNA-binding protein 25 isoform X1: MADAPSSPATILESNPQSDTPKPQSNQPDPVPASTPPPLSSSIPIPVNPNSNPPLVSLPLPPPPPSISYAPQQGSGAGPPSAPSFRPVPQFSPIPSPGVPNPNYHNPGVQPPGVSSGSPMAPGVPPPSSVPPHMMHYQMQPMRAYAPMPNGYAAMPTGAPQGSMPLPGLARYPSPYHAMLRPAFTPRPPGSIGSLPGLPRGPVPGIPGVRPIMPPVVRPTLPSVTPAEKPQTTVYVGKIPPTVDNDFMLYLLQLCGPVKSWKCTQVPTDATPRGFGFCEFESAEGVLRALRLLSKFNIDGQDLVLNVNQATREYLERFVEKKTENSKKLKEAEAAEKEDESALGVEKNVPSNPAVLDSKEEDSNSSNKENDAANFGIVTDEDREADREAMEKLTSLIEERLKTKPLPPPPTPAPGNGTGNSNSELPAKSRDGDSDVDITRNDASEEKNDEETTSDNKAISEQDRPETSSPDRNRKQDRRSRDKERDLKREKEREIERYERETERERVRKEREQRRKIEDAEHQYDKCLKDWEHREREKEKQRQYEKEREKERERKRKKEVIYEEDDEDEDSRKKWRRSALEEKRKRRLREKEDDLADRQKEEEEIAEAERRADEEKQLQQEREALRDLSVHAANGSEQVALAEESFVELRDKATEQNNEGDSGHENHMGYGTLQNGNSGDESTMTSVHASEPQQSGSAPAKKLGFGLVGSGKRTAVPSVFNEEDDDAHKDKKMRPLVPIDYSTEELQAVQQTASGPPSNLAAAAEFAKRISNVSSREEKPDTDKERNRRANDRSSQRDRDRNDDDTNRTRDENKEKTDRDTNREHGLDKPRTTDNKKLLDAKQLIDMIPKTKEELFSYEINWAIYDKHALHERMRPWISKKITEFLGEEETTLVDYIVSSTQEHVGAERMLQLLQSILDEEAEMFVLKMWRMLIFEIKKVETGLASRTRA, encoded by the exons ATGGCGGACGCTCCTTCCTCTCCAGCAACAATCCTAGAATCCAATCCCCAATCCGATACCCCCAAACCCCAATCTAACCAACCGGATCCCGTTCCCGCTTCCACACCACCGCcattatcatcatcaatcCCCATCCCCGTAAACCCTAATTCTAATCCGCCTCTGGTGTCTCTGCCACTGCCGCCGCCGCCTCCTTCGATCTCCTACGCTCCACAACAGGGCTCCGGTGCCGGACCTCCGTCGGCGCCGTCGTTTCGGCCGGTTCCTCAGTTCTCTCCAATACCGAGCCCCGGCGTGCCGAATCCGAATTATCACAACCCCGGTGTCCAGCCGCCCGGCGTGAGCTCTGGGTCTCCGATGGCTCCCGGTGTGCCCCCGCCGTCGTCGGTGCCGCCGCATATGATGCATTACCAGATGCAGCCCATGAGAGCGTACGCGCCGATGCCTAATGGATATGCGGCCATGCCCACTGGTGCTCCTCAAGGCTCCATGCCTCTCCCTG GACTTGCTCGTTATCCTTCTCCATATCATGCAATGCTTCGGCCTGCATTTACTCCGCGTCCACCAGGATCAATTGGTTCGCTTCCAGGTTTACCACGTGGCCCTGTTCCTGGGATTCCTGGAGTTCGCCCAATTATGCCCCCTGTTGTTAGGCCAACTCTTCCTAGTGTTACTCCAGCTGAGAAACCACAAACCACTGTTTATGTTGGGAAGATACCACCAACCGTGGATAATGATTTTATGTTATATCTCCTCCAG TTATGTGGACCTGTCAAGAGTTGGAAATGTACTCAAGTTCCTACAGATGCGACTCCTAGAGGGTTTGGGTTTTGCGAATTTGAATCTGCTGAAGGAGTTCTTCGTGCATTACGCCTTCTGAGTAAATTTAACATTGACGGGCAGGACCTTGTG TTAAATGTTAACCAAGCAACGAGAGAATATCTGGAGCGGTTTGTTGAGAAGAAAACGGAAAACTCAAAGAAGCTCAAAGAAGCTGAAGCAGCTGAGAAAGAGGATGAAAGTGCACTAGGTGTTGAGAAGAATGTACCTTCAAATCCTGCTGTATTGGACTCAAAGGAGGAGGATAGTAATTCGagtaacaaagaaaatgacGCTGCCAATTTTGGAATTGTGACTGACGAAGACAGAGAAGCTGACCGCGAAGCTATGGAGAAGCTTACAAGCTTGATAGAGGAGAGGTTAAAAACCAAACCTCTCCCTCCACCACCCACACCAGCTCCTGGCAATGGCACTGGGAATTCAAACTCAGAGCTGCCAGCTAAATCAAGGGATGGAGACTCTGATGTTGATATAACGCGAAATG ATgcttcagaagaaaaaaatgatgaaGAGACAACTAGTGACAACAAAGCAATAAGTGAGCAGGATAGGCCTGAAACAAGCTCACCTGACAGGAATAGAAAGCAAGATAGGAGGAGTAGAGACAAAGAGCGAGATCTGAAACGAGAAAAGGAGCGTGAGATTGAAAGATATGAAAGAGAAACAGAACGAGAACGGGTACGGAAGGAGAGGGAGCAAAGGAGAAAAATTGAGGATGCTGAGCATCAGTATGACAAATGTCTCAAAGATTGGGAGCATAGGGaaagggagaaagagaaacaaaggCAGTATGAGaaggagagggagaaagaaagggaacgcaagaggaagaaagaggtaatctatgaagaagatgatgaggatgaagaTTCCAGAAAAAAGTGGAGGAGGAGTGCGCTggaggagaagagaaagaggagactacgggagaaagaagatgacttGGCTGACAGgcagaaagaagaggaagaaattgcTGAGGCCGAGAGGAGGGCCGATGAGGAAAAGCAGCTACAGCAAGAAAGAGAAGCATTGAGGGATTTATCTGTCCATGCAGCTAATGGAAGCGAACAAGTGGCTTTGGCTGAAGAATCCTTTGTGGAACTGAGAGATAAGGCTACTGAACAGAATAACGAGGGTGATTCTGGTCATGAGAATCATATGG GTTATGGAACTTTACAGAATGGTAACAGTGGTGATGAGTCAACAATGACATCAGTTCATGCATCAGAACCACAGCAGAGTGGCAGTGCCCCAGCAAAAAAGTTGGGTTTTGGCCTAGTAGGGTCTGGAAAACGTACTGCTGTTCCTTCTGTTTTCAATGAGGAGGATGATGATGCACACAAGGACAAAAAAATGAGGCCCCTGGTTCCCATTGATTATTCAACTGAAGAACTGCAGGCTGTCCAACAAACTGCTTCTGGGCCTCCATCAAATTTGGCTGCAGCTGCAGAATTCGCAAAGCGAATTTCAAATGTTAGTTCTAGGGAAGAGAAACCAGATACAGATAAGGAAAGAAATAGACGTGCTAATGATAGGTCGAGCCAACGGGATAGGGACAGGAATGATGATGACACTAATCGCACTAGAGATGAGAACAAGGAGAAGACTGACCGTGATACCAATCGAGAACATGGGCTGGATAAACCAAGGACAACGGATAACAAAAAACTTTTGGATGCGAAACAACTGATTGATATGATTCCAAAGACGAAAGAGGAATTATTCTCATATGAAATAAATTGGGCTATTTATGACAAG CATGCACTACATGAGAGAATGAGACCATGGATTTCAAAGAAGATTACAGAGTTTCTAGGAGAGGAAGAGACCACACTGGTAGATTACATTGTATCTAGTACTCAGGAACATGTGGGAGCAGAACGCATGCTACAGCTGCTTCAATCCATTTTAGACGAGGAAGCTGAAATGTTTGTTCTCAAGATGTGGAGGATGCTCATCTTTGAAATTAAGAAGGTTGAGACAGGTCTTGCTTCAAGAACAAGAGCATGA
- the LOC18792169 gene encoding RNA-binding protein 25 isoform X2: MLRPAFTPRPPGSIGSLPGLPRGPVPGIPGVRPIMPPVVRPTLPSVTPAEKPQTTVYVGKIPPTVDNDFMLYLLQLCGPVKSWKCTQVPTDATPRGFGFCEFESAEGVLRALRLLSKFNIDGQDLVLNVNQATREYLERFVEKKTENSKKLKEAEAAEKEDESALGVEKNVPSNPAVLDSKEEDSNSSNKENDAANFGIVTDEDREADREAMEKLTSLIEERLKTKPLPPPPTPAPGNGTGNSNSELPAKSRDGDSDVDITRNDASEEKNDEETTSDNKAISEQDRPETSSPDRNRKQDRRSRDKERDLKREKEREIERYERETERERVRKEREQRRKIEDAEHQYDKCLKDWEHREREKEKQRQYEKEREKERERKRKKEVIYEEDDEDEDSRKKWRRSALEEKRKRRLREKEDDLADRQKEEEEIAEAERRADEEKQLQQEREALRDLSVHAANGSEQVALAEESFVELRDKATEQNNEGDSGHENHMGYGTLQNGNSGDESTMTSVHASEPQQSGSAPAKKLGFGLVGSGKRTAVPSVFNEEDDDAHKDKKMRPLVPIDYSTEELQAVQQTASGPPSNLAAAAEFAKRISNVSSREEKPDTDKERNRRANDRSSQRDRDRNDDDTNRTRDENKEKTDRDTNREHGLDKPRTTDNKKLLDAKQLIDMIPKTKEELFSYEINWAIYDKHALHERMRPWISKKITEFLGEEETTLVDYIVSSTQEHVGAERMLQLLQSILDEEAEMFVLKMWRMLIFEIKKVETGLASRTRA; encoded by the exons ATGCTTCGGCCTGCATTTACTCCGCGTCCACCAGGATCAATTGGTTCGCTTCCAGGTTTACCACGTGGCCCTGTTCCTGGGATTCCTGGAGTTCGCCCAATTATGCCCCCTGTTGTTAGGCCAACTCTTCCTAGTGTTACTCCAGCTGAGAAACCACAAACCACTGTTTATGTTGGGAAGATACCACCAACCGTGGATAATGATTTTATGTTATATCTCCTCCAG TTATGTGGACCTGTCAAGAGTTGGAAATGTACTCAAGTTCCTACAGATGCGACTCCTAGAGGGTTTGGGTTTTGCGAATTTGAATCTGCTGAAGGAGTTCTTCGTGCATTACGCCTTCTGAGTAAATTTAACATTGACGGGCAGGACCTTGTG TTAAATGTTAACCAAGCAACGAGAGAATATCTGGAGCGGTTTGTTGAGAAGAAAACGGAAAACTCAAAGAAGCTCAAAGAAGCTGAAGCAGCTGAGAAAGAGGATGAAAGTGCACTAGGTGTTGAGAAGAATGTACCTTCAAATCCTGCTGTATTGGACTCAAAGGAGGAGGATAGTAATTCGagtaacaaagaaaatgacGCTGCCAATTTTGGAATTGTGACTGACGAAGACAGAGAAGCTGACCGCGAAGCTATGGAGAAGCTTACAAGCTTGATAGAGGAGAGGTTAAAAACCAAACCTCTCCCTCCACCACCCACACCAGCTCCTGGCAATGGCACTGGGAATTCAAACTCAGAGCTGCCAGCTAAATCAAGGGATGGAGACTCTGATGTTGATATAACGCGAAATG ATgcttcagaagaaaaaaatgatgaaGAGACAACTAGTGACAACAAAGCAATAAGTGAGCAGGATAGGCCTGAAACAAGCTCACCTGACAGGAATAGAAAGCAAGATAGGAGGAGTAGAGACAAAGAGCGAGATCTGAAACGAGAAAAGGAGCGTGAGATTGAAAGATATGAAAGAGAAACAGAACGAGAACGGGTACGGAAGGAGAGGGAGCAAAGGAGAAAAATTGAGGATGCTGAGCATCAGTATGACAAATGTCTCAAAGATTGGGAGCATAGGGaaagggagaaagagaaacaaaggCAGTATGAGaaggagagggagaaagaaagggaacgcaagaggaagaaagaggtaatctatgaagaagatgatgaggatgaagaTTCCAGAAAAAAGTGGAGGAGGAGTGCGCTggaggagaagagaaagaggagactacgggagaaagaagatgacttGGCTGACAGgcagaaagaagaggaagaaattgcTGAGGCCGAGAGGAGGGCCGATGAGGAAAAGCAGCTACAGCAAGAAAGAGAAGCATTGAGGGATTTATCTGTCCATGCAGCTAATGGAAGCGAACAAGTGGCTTTGGCTGAAGAATCCTTTGTGGAACTGAGAGATAAGGCTACTGAACAGAATAACGAGGGTGATTCTGGTCATGAGAATCATATGG GTTATGGAACTTTACAGAATGGTAACAGTGGTGATGAGTCAACAATGACATCAGTTCATGCATCAGAACCACAGCAGAGTGGCAGTGCCCCAGCAAAAAAGTTGGGTTTTGGCCTAGTAGGGTCTGGAAAACGTACTGCTGTTCCTTCTGTTTTCAATGAGGAGGATGATGATGCACACAAGGACAAAAAAATGAGGCCCCTGGTTCCCATTGATTATTCAACTGAAGAACTGCAGGCTGTCCAACAAACTGCTTCTGGGCCTCCATCAAATTTGGCTGCAGCTGCAGAATTCGCAAAGCGAATTTCAAATGTTAGTTCTAGGGAAGAGAAACCAGATACAGATAAGGAAAGAAATAGACGTGCTAATGATAGGTCGAGCCAACGGGATAGGGACAGGAATGATGATGACACTAATCGCACTAGAGATGAGAACAAGGAGAAGACTGACCGTGATACCAATCGAGAACATGGGCTGGATAAACCAAGGACAACGGATAACAAAAAACTTTTGGATGCGAAACAACTGATTGATATGATTCCAAAGACGAAAGAGGAATTATTCTCATATGAAATAAATTGGGCTATTTATGACAAG CATGCACTACATGAGAGAATGAGACCATGGATTTCAAAGAAGATTACAGAGTTTCTAGGAGAGGAAGAGACCACACTGGTAGATTACATTGTATCTAGTACTCAGGAACATGTGGGAGCAGAACGCATGCTACAGCTGCTTCAATCCATTTTAGACGAGGAAGCTGAAATGTTTGTTCTCAAGATGTGGAGGATGCTCATCTTTGAAATTAAGAAGGTTGAGACAGGTCTTGCTTCAAGAACAAGAGCATGA
- the LOC18791740 gene encoding equilibrative nucleotide transporter 1: MGFNAKTADEDSESSVLLPTVSATTPNKIPNDSFHLAYIIYFTLGAGYLLPWNAFITAVDYFAYLYPDESVDRIFAVAYFVVGLVCLLIIIFYAHKSDAYVRINVGLGLFVVCLLIVPLMDVFYIKGRVGLYDGFYVTVATVALSGLADALVQGSLIGAASELPETYMQAVVAGTAGSGVLVSALRIITKAVYPQNADGLRKSANLYFAVGIVVMVICLVFYNVAPRLPVMKYYAELKTQAINEEKEENGPLTPSVLRSTLWRVVDRVKWYGSGIILIYVVTLAIFPGYITEDVHSQILKDWYPIILITGYNVFDLIGKSLTSVYLLENSKVAIGGTVIRLLFFPLFYGCLHGPKFFRTEIPVTILTCLLGLTNGYLTSVLMILAPKIVQLQHAETAGIVIVLFLVVGLAVGSVVSWFWVI, encoded by the exons ATGGGTTTCAATGCCAAAACCGCCGACGAAGATTCCGAGTCAAGCGTCCTCCTCCCCACCGTATCCGCCACCACACCCAATAAAATCCCAAATGACTCGTTCCACTTGGCCTACATCATCTACTTCACACTTGGTGCTGGGTACCTCCTCCCATGGAACGCTTTCATCACAGCCGTCGATTACTTCGCCTACCTCTACCCAGATGAAAGCGTGGACCGTATATTCGCCGTCGCGTACTTCGTGGTGGGCCTCGTCTGCCTCCTCATCATAATCTTCTACGCCCACAAGTCCGACGCTTATGTCCGGATCAATGTGGGTTTGGGCCTCTTCGTTGTTTGCCTGCTCATCGTGCCCCTCATGGATGTCTTTTACATCAAAGGTCGGGTCGGGTTGTACGACGGGTTTTACGTGACGGTTGCAACGGTTGCGCTTTCGGGTTTGGCTGATGCTTTGGTTCAAGGCTCGCTCATTGGGGCGGCTAGTGAGTTGCCCGAGACTTATATGCAAGCCGTTGTGGCTGGGACTGCCGGTTCAG GAGTCCTTGTTTCTGCTCTGAGGATCATAACTAAGGCTGTATATCCACAAAATGCTGATGGCCTGAGAAAAAGCGCAAACCTTTACTTCGCTGTCGGGATAGTAGTTATGGTCATATGCCTTGTTTTCTACAATGTGGCACCAAGGCTTCCAGTTATGAAGTACTATGCGGAGTTGAAGACTCAGGCTATAAATGAGGAGAAGGAAGAGAATGGTCCTTTGACTCCGTCTGTGTTGAGATCAACTTTGTGGCGCGTAGTTGACAGAGTCAAGTGGTATGGATCTGGCATCATTCTTATCTATGTTGTGACTTTGGCAATATTTCCAGGATATATTACTGAAGATGTACACTCTCAGATTCTCAAGGATTGGTACCCAATCATCCTTATTACAGGCTACAATGTGTTTGATCTTATTGGCAAGTCTCTGACTTCTGTATATCTCCTCGAAAATTCTAAGGTTGCGATCGGCGGCACAGTTATAAGATTGctcttctttcctctcttctatGGGTGCTTGCATGGCCCCAAATTCTTCCGAACAGAGATTCCAGTGACAATACTTACTTGCCTTTTGGGACTTACTAATGGCTACTTGACAAGTGTGTTGATGATTTTGGCTCCCAAGATCGTCCAATTACAGCATGCGGAGACTGCAGGGATTGTGATTGTGTTGTTCTTAGTTGTGGGTCTGGCTGTTGGTTCAGTTGTATCTTGGTTCTGGGTCATCTGA